The proteins below come from a single Synechococcus sp. WH 8101 genomic window:
- a CDS encoding FKBP-type peptidyl-prolyl cis-trans isomerase, translated as MRDILISSAVCVACLMVALISQIVAPSTVVAAAPGASSTSLTAPAIATSGASASAPMELDPDDPNPTLFAMAADQTQPADIAQADASALGGPMDVEKSRLTASGLRITDVVVGTGAEASPGDTVVVHYRGTLEDGSQFDASYDRGTPFSFPLGAGRVIKGWDEGVQGMQVGGKRKLVIPPDLGYGSRGAGGVIPPNATLIFDVELLEVKGR; from the coding sequence GTGCGCGACATTCTGATCAGCTCCGCCGTCTGTGTGGCCTGCCTGATGGTGGCCCTGATCAGCCAGATCGTGGCACCCTCCACAGTGGTTGCCGCCGCCCCCGGTGCCTCAAGCACCAGCCTCACAGCCCCGGCCATCGCCACCAGCGGTGCATCGGCTTCGGCGCCGATGGAGCTCGATCCAGATGACCCCAACCCCACCCTTTTTGCCATGGCTGCTGACCAGACCCAGCCTGCCGACATCGCCCAGGCTGATGCCTCCGCCCTCGGCGGCCCGATGGATGTGGAGAAATCCCGACTCACGGCCAGCGGCCTGCGCATCACCGATGTGGTCGTGGGCACCGGAGCCGAGGCGAGCCCAGGCGACACCGTGGTTGTGCACTACCGCGGCACCCTCGAAGACGGTTCGCAATTTGATGCCAGCTACGACCGCGGCACCCCTTTCAGTTTCCCTCTCGGCGCCGGCCGGGTGATCAAAGGTTGGGATGAAGGCGTGCAGGGCATGCAGGTGGGTGGCAAGCGCAAGCTCGTGATCCCCCCCGATCTCGGCTACGGCAGCCGCGGTGCCGGTGGCGTGATTCCTCCCAACGCCACCCTGATTTTCGATGTGGAGCTGCTGGAGGTGAAGGGCCGTTAG
- a CDS encoding RpoD/SigA family RNA polymerase sigma factor: MASLAAGLAESQRRRSSDPISWYLATIGRIPLLTPAEEIELGNQVQEMMRLTEDGTLAPDHDSFSSHDRRMIRVGKRAKERMMKANLRLVVSVAKKYQGKGLELLDLIQEGSLGLERAVEKFDPTRGYKFSTYAFWWIRQSMTRAIACQSRTIRLPVHLSERLTTIRKVSLDLAHKLGAMPSRVEIAEAMDMPLDELDALLRQALTTSSLDAPVNGEEGRSFLGDLIADTSYDEPLDKVEQSIHHEQLGRWLSHLSEQEQYVLGLRFGLNGNERHTLAEIGRLMEVSRERVRQVELKALRKLRNLTRRMPSL, encoded by the coding sequence ATGGCATCCCTGGCGGCTGGTCTTGCTGAGTCCCAGCGTCGTCGGAGTAGTGACCCGATCAGTTGGTATCTGGCGACGATTGGCAGGATTCCTTTGCTCACCCCCGCTGAGGAAATCGAGCTCGGCAATCAGGTGCAGGAAATGATGCGTCTCACTGAAGACGGCACTCTGGCGCCGGATCATGACAGCTTCAGCTCCCATGATCGCCGCATGATCCGCGTCGGCAAACGCGCCAAAGAGCGGATGATGAAAGCCAACCTTCGCCTTGTGGTGAGTGTTGCGAAGAAATATCAAGGCAAAGGATTGGAGTTGCTGGATCTCATCCAGGAGGGATCCCTTGGCTTGGAGCGTGCGGTTGAAAAATTCGATCCCACCCGCGGCTACAAGTTTTCCACCTACGCCTTCTGGTGGATTCGCCAGAGCATGACCCGGGCGATTGCCTGTCAGTCGCGCACGATTCGCCTGCCGGTGCATCTGAGCGAACGCCTCACCACGATTCGCAAGGTCAGCCTCGATCTCGCCCACAAGCTCGGTGCCATGCCCAGCCGGGTGGAGATCGCCGAGGCGATGGACATGCCTCTGGATGAGCTGGATGCCTTGTTAAGACAGGCGCTCACCACCAGCAGCCTCGATGCTCCGGTGAATGGAGAGGAGGGGCGCAGTTTTCTGGGGGATCTGATCGCGGACACGTCGTACGACGAGCCCCTCGACAAGGTGGAGCAGAGCATCCATCACGAACAGCTCGGTCGCTGGCTCAGCCACCTCAGCGAACAGGAGCAGTATGTGCTCGGACTGCGCTTCGGCCTCAATGGCAATGAGCGCCACACCCTGGCTGAGATCGGTCGTCTGATGGAGGTTTCACGGGAGCGGGTGCGTCAGGTGGAGCTCAAGGCTCTGCGCAAACTGCGCAATCTCACCCGCAGAATGCCGAGCCTCTGA
- the trpC gene encoding indole-3-glycerol phosphate synthase TrpC produces the protein MEIRRRPPNPRIQVAHLEYAIPHEESEPRHILEKIVWEKDREITTARERMPLEQLKSKVAQLPPPKDFLAALRSAPVAPAVIAEVKKASPSKGVIREDFDPVAIARAYAAGGASCLSVLTDKTFFQGGFDVLVEVRDSVELPLLCKDFILSPYQLYQARAAGADAALLIAAILSDQDLRYLRKVAAALGLTVLVEVHDAKEMERVLQLGGFPLIGINNRDLTTFETNLATTEGLTTEFGVRLQEQGVLLVSESGLFERSDLDRVQSAGAAAVLVGEALMREADVEAGLRTLLQG, from the coding sequence ATGGAGATCCGTCGCCGTCCTCCCAATCCCCGCATCCAGGTGGCCCACCTGGAATACGCCATTCCCCATGAGGAGAGTGAGCCCCGTCACATTCTTGAGAAGATTGTTTGGGAGAAGGATCGAGAGATCACCACAGCCAGGGAGCGCATGCCTCTGGAGCAACTCAAGAGCAAGGTCGCCCAGCTGCCTCCACCCAAAGATTTTCTTGCTGCCCTGCGGTCAGCACCTGTTGCCCCGGCGGTGATTGCCGAGGTCAAAAAAGCCAGCCCCAGCAAAGGGGTGATTCGTGAGGATTTCGATCCGGTGGCCATCGCCCGTGCCTATGCCGCCGGCGGGGCCAGCTGTCTGTCGGTGCTCACCGACAAAACCTTTTTTCAGGGTGGCTTCGACGTGTTGGTGGAGGTGCGCGACAGCGTTGAGCTTCCCCTCCTCTGCAAGGATTTCATCCTCAGCCCCTATCAGCTGTATCAGGCCAGGGCCGCCGGAGCTGATGCTGCCTTATTAATCGCAGCCATCCTCAGTGATCAGGATCTTCGTTATCTCCGCAAGGTGGCCGCAGCTCTGGGGCTGACCGTGCTGGTGGAGGTTCACGACGCCAAGGAAATGGAGCGAGTGCTTCAGCTCGGTGGATTTCCCTTGATCGGCATCAACAATCGCGACCTCACCACGTTTGAGACCAACCTGGCCACAACGGAAGGGTTAACGACAGAGTTTGGTGTTCGCCTTCAGGAGCAGGGTGTGCTCCTGGTGAGTGAATCGGGCTTGTTTGAGCGCTCCGATCTGGATCGGGTTCAGAGTGCAGGAGCGGCTGCTGTGTTGGTGGGAGAGGCGTTGATGCGAGAGGCCGACGTGGAAGCCGGCCTGCGCACGCTGCTTCAGGGCTGA
- a CDS encoding apolipoprotein N-acyltransferase — translation MGDDRSMAVLQAASGGVLAGLALSLHGGWWLGGPLWMTPALALLWSVLRQPFAAALWGVVAVLVSHRWLLALHPLTWIGVPAPLSLPVAMLIWLLCGLAAGVLVGLWAWLATLTGRRSWSAALLLAGCWGLAEVALARTPLFWIGVGGSLLPADPWLAGLARWLGAGGLAALLLLLGWWLWRLVRLVQLRARGQRSTLLVGLVLLVLAHWLGGWGNRRVPTAQPALSAPHPAAPWHVALWQPAIPTREKFLAEQQLRLPARLDAALVEAARAQADWLVVPEGTLPLQGRLQEPAPLPLLTGGFRWHRGRQRSALLLIPAGERQPSDSIDKHRLVPLGEWVPSWLGAGPGLSAVGGLEPGEPSRLWRWNGPPVAVAICYEISNGAALARAVADGAQWLLTIANLDPYPVLLQRQFLALAQLRSVETARPLLSAANTGPTATVAATGEVRWLLPSGAAAVAIAPLVPADGFSAYVRWREAPLIGLTLLAALLVLRQRLAGSGPRPAAVPPRRTPPPDPG, via the coding sequence ATGGGCGATGACCGATCCATGGCTGTTCTTCAGGCGGCCAGCGGTGGTGTGTTGGCGGGCCTGGCCCTCAGCCTCCATGGCGGTTGGTGGCTCGGGGGGCCGCTCTGGATGACGCCGGCCCTGGCCCTGCTCTGGTCGGTGCTGCGGCAGCCATTCGCAGCGGCGCTCTGGGGCGTGGTGGCCGTCCTAGTCAGCCATCGCTGGCTGCTTGCGCTCCATCCGCTCACCTGGATCGGTGTGCCCGCCCCCCTCAGCCTGCCGGTGGCGATGCTGATCTGGTTGCTGTGCGGTCTCGCGGCTGGGGTGCTGGTGGGGCTCTGGGCCTGGCTGGCGACGCTCACTGGACGCAGGAGCTGGTCGGCCGCTCTTCTGCTTGCTGGTTGCTGGGGGCTGGCGGAGGTCGCTTTGGCGCGAACGCCCCTGTTCTGGATTGGCGTGGGCGGCTCGCTGCTGCCAGCCGATCCCTGGCTGGCGGGTCTGGCGCGCTGGCTCGGTGCCGGCGGCCTGGCGGCCCTGTTGCTGCTGCTGGGGTGGTGGCTCTGGCGTCTGGTGCGACTGGTGCAGCTGCGGGCCAGGGGGCAGCGATCCACCCTGCTCGTGGGGCTGGTGCTGCTGGTGCTGGCCCATTGGCTGGGTGGATGGGGGAACCGGAGGGTGCCCACGGCCCAACCGGCGCTGAGCGCTCCTCACCCGGCCGCACCCTGGCACGTCGCCTTGTGGCAGCCGGCGATTCCCACCCGGGAGAAATTCCTTGCCGAGCAGCAGCTCCGCCTGCCGGCCCGGCTCGACGCGGCGCTGGTGGAGGCGGCGCGGGCACAGGCGGACTGGTTGGTGGTGCCCGAGGGCACCTTGCCCCTGCAGGGACGCCTGCAGGAGCCAGCTCCCCTTCCCCTGCTCACGGGGGGTTTCCGTTGGCACCGCGGCCGGCAACGCAGTGCCCTGTTGCTGATCCCTGCCGGCGAGCGTCAGCCGAGCGATTCGATCGACAAGCATCGCCTTGTGCCCCTTGGGGAGTGGGTGCCGTCCTGGCTTGGAGCCGGTCCGGGCTTGTCGGCGGTGGGGGGCCTGGAGCCCGGGGAGCCTTCGCGCCTCTGGCGTTGGAACGGGCCACCGGTAGCGGTGGCGATCTGCTACGAGATCAGCAATGGTGCGGCCCTGGCCAGGGCCGTGGCCGATGGTGCCCAATGGCTGCTCACGATCGCCAACCTGGACCCCTATCCCGTGTTGCTGCAACGCCAGTTCCTGGCCTTGGCCCAACTGCGCAGCGTCGAAACCGCCCGACCCCTGCTCAGCGCTGCCAACACCGGACCCACCGCAACAGTGGCGGCCACAGGAGAGGTCCGCTGGTTGCTGCCTTCCGGAGCGGCGGCGGTGGCGATCGCGCCCCTGGTTCCCGCCGATGGATTCAGTGCCTACGTGCGTTGGCGCGAGGCACCTCTGATTGGGCTCACCCTGCTGGCGGCGCTGCTGGTGCTGAGGCAGCGTCTCGCTGGATCAGGCCCCCGCCCAGCAGCCGTTCCCCCGCGTAGAACACCGCCGCCTGACCCGGGGTGA
- a CDS encoding NAD(P)H-hydrate dehydratase, whose product MAALEQDWLASGLPVPSLMEKVGLAMAAWLLERPTWLSAGVLVLVGPGHNGGDGLVVARELAQVGVAVRLWLPLPIRAPLTQQHLDHARWLGIPVLESVPDPADPALWIEALFGLGQSRPLPQALASLLRQRQQQRPHQLVSLDLPAGLDGDHGHALNGEAAVARATLTVALIKEGLVQDAALEHVGELHRIDVGWPDRLMPDPSTPLLLGVRPDDLEDLVWPQPPCSAMKYQRGRVLVIAGSDRYRGATLLALRGALASGVGSIQAVVPETVAQALWQVLPEVVLAGAAGPDAEVGRLWPETVAELDLSRFDAVLLGPGLGPGSADWDRAAAPLLAFSGVLVLDADGLNQLAASQGGWRWLTQRQGPTWLTPHAAEFQRLFPTLLLSSPVAAAREAATCSGAVLVLKGAHSVIAAPDGSARQLLHTDPHVARTGLGDVLAGFAAGWAAQRPAMTWGAEALAAAVALHAEAARRCRVSSTAGDVAQALAKLCRRQQRQAGRE is encoded by the coding sequence ATGGCAGCCCTCGAACAGGACTGGTTGGCCAGTGGTCTGCCGGTGCCGTCCTTGATGGAAAAGGTGGGGCTAGCGATGGCCGCCTGGCTGCTCGAGCGCCCCACGTGGCTGAGCGCAGGGGTGCTGGTGCTGGTGGGGCCCGGTCATAACGGCGGCGATGGTTTGGTGGTGGCCCGGGAATTGGCCCAGGTCGGTGTGGCGGTGCGGCTCTGGCTGCCGTTGCCGATTCGTGCGCCTCTCACGCAGCAACACCTGGACCATGCCCGCTGGCTTGGGATCCCCGTCCTGGAGTCGGTTCCCGATCCCGCCGATCCCGCCCTCTGGATCGAGGCCCTTTTCGGTCTTGGCCAGAGTCGGCCTCTGCCGCAGGCGCTGGCTTCCCTGCTGCGCCAGCGGCAGCAGCAGCGACCCCACCAGCTCGTGAGCCTGGATCTCCCTGCCGGCCTGGATGGTGATCACGGCCACGCCCTCAATGGTGAGGCGGCGGTGGCGCGGGCCACCCTCACGGTGGCCTTGATCAAGGAGGGGTTGGTGCAGGATGCGGCCCTGGAGCATGTGGGCGAGCTACATCGCATCGATGTCGGCTGGCCCGATCGCTTGATGCCTGATCCGTCCACCCCCCTGCTGCTCGGGGTGAGACCGGACGATCTTGAAGACCTCGTCTGGCCCCAACCGCCTTGTTCGGCGATGAAATACCAGCGGGGTCGGGTGCTGGTGATCGCTGGCAGTGATCGCTATCGCGGCGCGACGCTTCTGGCGCTCAGGGGTGCGCTGGCCAGCGGTGTGGGCAGCATTCAGGCGGTGGTGCCAGAGACGGTGGCGCAGGCGCTGTGGCAAGTGTTACCGGAAGTGGTGCTGGCTGGAGCTGCAGGCCCTGACGCTGAGGTTGGGCGGCTCTGGCCCGAGACCGTCGCAGAGCTCGACCTGAGTCGTTTTGACGCGGTGTTGCTCGGGCCGGGGCTGGGCCCTGGTTCTGCTGACTGGGATCGGGCCGCGGCTCCCCTGCTGGCCTTTTCAGGCGTTCTCGTGCTCGATGCCGATGGCCTGAATCAGCTCGCTGCATCGCAAGGGGGTTGGCGTTGGTTGACGCAGCGGCAGGGACCCACCTGGCTCACGCCCCATGCCGCGGAATTCCAGCGTCTTTTCCCCACCCTTTTGCTGTCGTCTCCCGTCGCGGCAGCCCGGGAGGCCGCCACCTGCAGCGGTGCCGTGCTGGTGCTCAAAGGTGCGCACAGCGTGATCGCCGCGCCGGATGGCAGCGCCAGGCAGTTGCTCCATACCGATCCCCATGTCGCCCGCACCGGCCTGGGGGATGTGTTGGCTGGATTCGCGGCTGGCTGGGCGGCGCAGCGACCGGCCATGACCTGGGGGGCGGAAGCGCTGGCGGCAGCGGTGGCGCTGCATGCGGAGGCGGCGCGCCGTTGCAGGGTGTCGAGTACTGCTGGAGATGTGGCCCAGGCCTTGGCCAAGCTGTGCCGACGGCAACAACGGCAAGCCGGACGAGAGTGA
- a CDS encoding RNA methyltransferase, whose translation MITSRRNPLVRRLRALGQRSGREQEGLLLLEGSHLLQEVLRSQSPQIGLELIVTPAWLEAHPNALGAWEGPVRWHHVTEEVLRAALSTVHPDGVACLLPLKALPEPPGHTSFVLALDRVQDPGNLGTLLRTALAADVELVLLASGADPLSPKVVRSSSGAVLKLAQERLRPEERLGVRALAERLQDLRRDGLQVVATLVPDASAPVEVVPYWELDWTRPTALVLGNEGSGLHPELLACCSHGVTLPHSPRVESLNVAAAAVPLLLERRRATMTAPRS comes from the coding sequence TTGATCACCAGCCGTCGCAACCCGCTGGTGCGGAGGTTGCGGGCCTTAGGTCAGCGTTCCGGACGGGAGCAGGAGGGTCTGCTCTTGTTGGAAGGGTCCCACCTGCTGCAGGAGGTGCTGCGCAGCCAATCGCCCCAGATCGGCTTGGAGTTGATCGTGACGCCCGCCTGGCTTGAGGCCCATCCCAATGCCCTGGGTGCGTGGGAGGGGCCGGTGCGCTGGCATCACGTCACTGAGGAGGTGCTGCGGGCGGCGTTGTCGACCGTGCACCCTGATGGTGTGGCCTGTCTGCTGCCCCTCAAGGCCCTGCCGGAGCCTCCCGGGCACACCAGTTTTGTGCTCGCGCTCGATCGTGTGCAGGATCCAGGCAATCTCGGCACCTTGCTGCGCACTGCTCTGGCGGCCGATGTGGAGCTGGTCTTGCTGGCCTCCGGTGCCGATCCCCTCAGTCCGAAGGTGGTGCGCAGCTCCTCCGGTGCGGTGCTTAAGCTGGCCCAGGAGCGCCTTAGGCCCGAGGAGCGGCTGGGGGTGAGGGCTCTCGCGGAACGCCTCCAGGATCTGCGCCGTGATGGCCTGCAGGTGGTGGCCACGCTGGTGCCGGATGCCTCAGCACCTGTGGAGGTGGTGCCCTACTGGGAGCTCGACTGGACCCGACCCACGGCCCTGGTGCTGGGAAACGAGGGATCAGGGCTGCATCCGGAGTTGCTCGCCTGCTGTAGCCATGGCGTCACCCTCCCCCACAGCCCGCGGGTGGAATCCCTGAATGTGGCCGCGGCTGCGGTCCCGCTCCTGTTGGAACGCCGACGGGCGACAATGACCGCTCCACGCAGCTGA
- a CDS encoding phasin family protein: MESANPLQQLLLRGLGTTTLVADRLRYVTQEWVSSGRLDPSHASALVDDVLKALRGETPELEQQMGRNLERNRDNLLQDLGLASQKEMDELRGRIDRLEQQLRQRDRQE, encoded by the coding sequence ATGGAGAGCGCCAACCCCCTTCAGCAGCTGCTGCTGCGTGGCCTTGGCACCACCACACTGGTGGCGGATCGCCTCCGTTATGTCACCCAGGAGTGGGTGAGCAGCGGCCGGCTGGATCCCTCCCATGCCTCCGCCCTGGTGGACGATGTGCTCAAGGCGCTCCGAGGTGAGACGCCTGAGCTCGAACAGCAGATGGGCCGCAACCTGGAGCGGAACCGCGACAATCTTCTTCAGGATCTCGGCCTGGCCAGCCAGAAGGAAATGGATGAACTGCGCGGCCGCATCGATCGCCTGGAGCAACAGCTGCGCCAACGCGACCGTCAGGAGTGA
- a CDS encoding superoxide dismutase — MAHTLPALPYALDALEPHISRSTLEFHHGKHHNAYVTNLNKAIEGTDLDGKSLEEVITAVAGDSSKAGVFNNAAQVWNHSFYWQCMKPGGGGQPSGALLEKINADFGSYDAFVEQFKAAGATQFGSGWAWLVLDNGSLKITKTANADLPLAHGQKALLTMDVWEHAYYLDYQNRRPDYISTYLDKLVNWDFVAANLAAA, encoded by the coding sequence ATGGCCCATACCCTTCCTGCCCTGCCTTACGCCCTCGATGCCCTCGAGCCGCACATCTCCCGCTCGACGCTGGAGTTCCACCACGGCAAACACCACAACGCCTACGTCACCAATCTGAACAAGGCGATTGAAGGCACCGATCTTGACGGCAAGAGCCTTGAGGAGGTCATCACCGCCGTGGCCGGTGATTCCAGCAAGGCCGGTGTGTTCAACAATGCCGCTCAGGTGTGGAACCACAGCTTCTACTGGCAATGCATGAAGCCCGGTGGCGGTGGCCAGCCCAGCGGTGCCCTGCTTGAAAAGATCAACGCCGACTTCGGCAGCTACGACGCTTTTGTCGAGCAGTTCAAGGCCGCTGGTGCCACGCAGTTCGGCAGCGGCTGGGCCTGGCTGGTGCTCGACAACGGCAGCCTGAAGATCACCAAAACCGCCAACGCCGACCTGCCCCTGGCCCATGGTCAGAAGGCCCTGCTCACCATGGATGTGTGGGAGCACGCTTACTACCTCGACTACCAGAATCGCCGTCCCGATTACATCAGCACCTATCTCGACAAGTTGGTGAACTGGGATTTCGTGGCCGCCAATCTGGCCGCCGCCTGA
- the lpdA gene encoding dihydrolipoyl dehydrogenase, whose translation MSDATFDFDVIVIGAGYGGFDAAKHAAEHGLKVAIIESRDMGGTCVNRGCVPSKALLAASGRVRELADADHLAGFGIHAAPVRFERQKIADHANALVATIRANLTKTLERAGVTIIRGKGRLEGSQRVGVREVSGVDRVLTARDVILATGSDPFVPPGIDTDGRSVFTSDEAVNLEWLPRWIAIIGSGYIGLEFADVYTALGCEVTMIEALDRVMPTFDPDIAKIAARKLIDGRDIEARSGVLAKAIRPGSPVQIELVDMETREPVETLEVDAVLVATGRVPSSKDLNLESVGVETQRGFVPIDDSMHVLVHGQPLPHLWAVGDVTGKLMLAHTAAAQGTVAVDNILGHGRTIDYRSIPAATFTHPEISSVGLSEADAKQLAADQGFELGVVRSYFKANTKALAELESDGLMKLLFNKSSGEVLGAHLYGLHAADLIQEIANAVARRQSVTQLAQEVHTHPTLSELVEVAYKQAATAVGA comes from the coding sequence GTGAGCGACGCCACTTTCGACTTCGATGTGATCGTGATCGGTGCGGGTTACGGCGGTTTTGATGCCGCCAAGCACGCTGCCGAGCACGGCCTGAAGGTGGCGATCATCGAATCTCGCGACATGGGCGGCACCTGCGTCAATCGCGGTTGTGTTCCTTCCAAGGCCCTGCTGGCGGCCAGTGGTCGGGTGCGGGAGCTGGCGGATGCCGACCATCTCGCCGGCTTTGGCATCCATGCGGCACCGGTGCGTTTCGAGCGCCAGAAGATCGCCGACCATGCCAATGCTCTGGTTGCCACGATCAGAGCCAATCTCACCAAGACCCTGGAGCGGGCCGGCGTCACGATCATCCGCGGCAAGGGCCGTCTGGAGGGAAGCCAGCGTGTGGGGGTGCGGGAGGTCAGCGGTGTGGATCGGGTGTTGACGGCCCGCGATGTGATCCTGGCCACCGGTTCCGATCCGTTCGTGCCACCGGGGATCGACACCGATGGGCGCAGTGTCTTCACCAGCGATGAAGCGGTGAATCTGGAATGGCTGCCGCGCTGGATCGCCATCATCGGCAGTGGCTACATCGGCCTGGAGTTCGCCGATGTGTACACCGCCCTTGGCTGTGAGGTCACGATGATTGAAGCCCTGGATCGGGTGATGCCGACGTTTGACCCCGACATCGCCAAAATCGCAGCCCGCAAACTGATCGATGGTCGCGATATCGAGGCCCGCTCGGGGGTGCTGGCCAAAGCGATCCGCCCCGGATCTCCCGTTCAGATCGAGTTGGTTGACATGGAGACCCGCGAGCCGGTGGAGACGCTCGAGGTGGATGCGGTGCTGGTGGCCACCGGGCGTGTGCCCAGCAGCAAGGATCTCAATCTTGAATCGGTCGGTGTCGAAACCCAGCGGGGCTTCGTGCCGATCGACGACAGCATGCACGTTCTGGTGCATGGCCAGCCCTTGCCGCACCTCTGGGCTGTGGGTGATGTGACCGGCAAGTTGATGCTGGCTCACACGGCGGCCGCCCAGGGCACCGTGGCCGTCGACAACATCCTCGGCCATGGCCGCACCATTGATTACCGCAGCATCCCTGCGGCCACCTTCACCCACCCTGAGATCAGTTCCGTGGGGCTGAGCGAAGCCGACGCCAAGCAGTTGGCTGCCGATCAGGGCTTTGAGCTCGGTGTGGTGCGCTCCTATTTCAAAGCCAACACGAAGGCCCTGGCGGAATTGGAAAGTGATGGTCTGATGAAGCTTCTTTTCAACAAGTCGAGCGGAGAAGTGCTGGGTGCCCACCTTTATGGGTTGCATGCCGCTGATCTGATTCAGGAGATCGCCAATGCGGTGGCAAGGCGCCAGAGCGTGACGCAGCTGGCCCAGGAGGTGCACACCCATCCCACCCTGAGTGAACTGGTGGAAGTGGCTTACAAGCAGGCTGCAACAGCGGTGGGGGCCTGA
- the mnmA gene encoding tRNA 2-thiouridine(34) synthase MnmA: MGSAPVTEAGHQALAKLHCWPGEHRVAVGLSGGVDSSLTAALLVEAGWQVEGLTLWLMSGKGACCAEGLVDAAGICDQLGIPHHVVDFRSHFKEQIVDFLVQGYGEGITPLPCSRCNREVKFGPMLQWALDERGIERIATGHYARIRHGAQSDNGRHQLLRGCDSHKDQSYFLYDLPQEALGRLVFPLGELTKSDTRLEAARHGLRTAKKTESQDLCLADHHGSMRAFLDTYLAPRQGEIVLRDGTVVGEHDGIEHFTIGQRKGLGVAWSEPLHVVQLDGALNRVVVAPRRDAARAGAEVGAVNWVSIPEPKHPIDVEVQVRYRSGAVAARLTPLPAQATDAAAGRPHRCRLDFAEPQFSITPGQAAVFYAGERLLGGGLIQRDAASAPAAPPAG, from the coding sequence ATGGGTTCAGCTCCGGTCACCGAAGCAGGGCATCAGGCCCTCGCCAAGCTGCACTGCTGGCCGGGCGAGCATCGGGTGGCTGTGGGCCTATCCGGTGGGGTCGACAGCTCCCTGACGGCGGCTCTGCTCGTGGAGGCGGGCTGGCAGGTGGAAGGGCTCACCCTCTGGCTGATGAGCGGCAAGGGAGCCTGCTGCGCCGAAGGGCTGGTGGATGCGGCCGGGATCTGCGACCAACTGGGCATTCCCCACCACGTGGTGGATTTCCGTTCCCATTTCAAGGAGCAGATCGTCGATTTCCTCGTGCAGGGGTATGGCGAGGGCATCACACCGCTGCCCTGCTCCCGCTGCAACCGGGAGGTGAAATTCGGCCCGATGCTGCAGTGGGCTCTCGATGAGCGAGGCATTGAGCGCATCGCCACGGGCCACTACGCCCGCATCCGCCATGGCGCCCAGAGCGACAACGGACGCCACCAATTGCTGCGCGGCTGCGACAGCCACAAAGACCAGAGCTATTTCCTCTACGACCTACCCCAGGAGGCGCTCGGCCGACTGGTATTTCCGCTGGGGGAACTCACCAAGAGCGACACCCGCCTCGAAGCGGCTCGTCACGGCCTCCGCACCGCCAAGAAAACGGAGAGCCAGGACCTCTGCCTGGCGGATCACCACGGCTCGATGCGGGCCTTTCTCGACACCTACCTGGCGCCACGTCAGGGAGAAATCGTGCTGCGCGATGGCACCGTGGTGGGCGAGCACGATGGGATCGAACATTTCACCATCGGCCAGCGCAAGGGCCTTGGGGTGGCCTGGAGTGAGCCCTTGCACGTGGTCCAACTGGATGGCGCCCTGAATCGCGTCGTGGTGGCTCCGCGCCGCGATGCGGCCCGCGCCGGCGCGGAGGTGGGCGCCGTGAACTGGGTGTCGATCCCTGAGCCGAAGCATCCGATCGATGTGGAGGTGCAAGTGCGCTACCGCAGCGGTGCTGTTGCGGCACGCCTGACCCCCTTGCCGGCCCAAGCAACCGATGCGGCGGCGGGTCGCCCCCACCGCTGTCGGCTCGACTTTGCGGAGCCACAGTTTTCGATCACCCCGGGTCAGGCGGCGGTGTTCTACGCGGGGGAACGGCTGCTGGGCGGGGGCCTGATCCAGCGAGACGCTGCCTCAGCACCAGCAGCGCCGCCAGCAGGGTGA